The Plantactinospora sp. KBS50 sequence GTGAGCGATGGTGGCGATCATGTCGGCGACGTCGTGGCCGCGCGGGACCTGGCCGGAGTCGGGGATCAGTTGCTGGGCTCGTGCGGCGCGTTGTGGTGTGGCGGAGGTGAGAAGCTGCCATAGCTGCTGGGCCTGGTCGTTCGACAGGGACAGGTCGCCGGAAGTGCCGGCGGGTAGGGGCTCAATCCAGTCGTACTGATCCCGGCCGGCGTTGAGTTGTTCGACGATCTGCGCCAGCGTGCCGCCGTAGCGATCGGCGATCGGCCGGTGCACCGTGTACTCCTGTTCGCGGATCACGCTCAGATCGAGGATGGCCTGATCGAGCCGAGTCTTGGGATCCGCGCGCTGTTTCCGAAGTTGGGTGATGTCCTTGCGTAGCTCGTCGACGGTCAGCGTGGAAGGCAGCTCCGAAAGGGCGGTGATACTGCGGTCGAGTTCGTCTGTGCCGGTCCGTTGCATGCCGGTCATCAGCACGCACAGTTGCCTTACCGACTCGGGTAGCTTTTCGCGGAGCACGCGCAGCGCTTGATCCTTCTGGCTGGTGATGAGCAGCCGCTGGCCGTCGGCGAGCAGCGCGCAGATGAGGTTGGCGATCGTGTGTGTCTTGCCCGTGCCTGGTGGGCCCTGCACGACGACGGTGGTGTCGTCGTTGAGCTTGGCCAGCACCCTGCGCTGCTCTCGATTACTGGAGAGAGGGAACAGCGGGTCGTCGCTGCTAACAGGACGCTCACGGTCGGCGCCCCCGCGCCAGTTGTGACGCTGCGATGTCTCGATCGGGGTCACCAGCTGTGCCAATCCAATGGGGGTAGGAGCGTCTGCACCCTCAAGGCTGTCGGCGATGGTGCGGTAGACCCGCTCCAGCCCCTTGCGGTCCCGGCGGCGCAGGAATAGAGCTGGGGCGAGGGTCAGCCGGGTCGTGTCTGCCTCATCGAGGAGCGGTGGCTCCCACTGATCGTCGCCAGGCAGGAGGGCTTGGTCCCAGCAACGGCGCCGCCACTGCTGCAGAAGGCGCACCACCTCCGGAGAGAAGGGATGCAACAGGGCGTCGGCGTCGAACCAGGGCGCTTCGAAACGTTTGGCGCGGTACCCCTCGTGAGACGTCAGGAAGTCCTGGTCCTCAATCTTCATCCGCTGGTCGAAGGACAAGGCGATCTGCAAGCTGTCCGTAGCCGGATCCTCAATGATCGTCGC is a genomic window containing:
- a CDS encoding AAA domain-containing protein; this translates as MAHLLAQVRNSERPERDAIDDSNTYWFHRPPQEKATARGPVVMQVAYPPPPEPPVPSIELRGLLDTTEYGNADGPPPQLTGLDQRPSATAPAVSDSVQRAYEAWLAVWTKWAERERSMREQRATYTYLELLRRQSQQRGDAEELVLGVGLLTSSTEGRWTIRRHLLIWSATIIEDPATDSLQIALSFDQRMKIEDQDFLTSHEGYRAKRFEAPWFDADALLHPFSPEVVRLLQQWRRRCWDQALLPGDDQWEPPLLDEADTTRLTLAPALFLRRRDRKGLERVYRTIADSLEGADAPTPIGLAQLVTPIETSQRHNWRGGADRERPVSSDDPLFPLSSNREQRRVLAKLNDDTTVVVQGPPGTGKTHTIANLICALLADGQRLLITSQKDQALRVLREKLPESVRQLCVLMTGMQRTGTDELDRSITALSELPSTLTVDELRKDITQLRKQRADPKTRLDQAILDLSVIREQEYTVHRPIADRYGGTLAQIVEQLNAGRDQYDWIEPLPAGTSGDLSLSNDQAQQLWQLLTSATPQRAARAQQLIPDSGQVPRGHDVADMIATIAHAEQILGADHTTTAWSLATLDDPALTEIQRHVGVATDALAACGLPDTITDWDPADWRRRAAEALLARHNLAYWEALFAELRGDDAEGVIDRWAGVGVRTLPSSMTSVVAPTSAGAAILSAVLSCTLNPTMPFRGGRRRLGIAREGSPLEFRA